One part of the Theropithecus gelada isolate Dixy chromosome 5, Tgel_1.0, whole genome shotgun sequence genome encodes these proteins:
- the EXOC1L gene encoding exocyst complex component 1-like isoform X1, with the protein MSSLVKEDLEKKLFKPLSQNLYEFIEIEFSVQDRYYLCVSVTKKEEVKIIMVKHYRIGLDEKYEVTKKWSLNDLKMIDGKEADTDNPFFDLHFKKVYSLEAYSCASKYAFARTVNKLNHAYLKKDLQIVNFDSTYINDDSIWSSNNKDCLVLMRICFYAFNLVCLSLCPLPL; encoded by the exons ATGTCATCATTGGTAAAGGAGGACTTGGAGAAGAAACTGTTTAAGCCACTCTCGCAGAATCTGTACGAGTTTATTGAAATAGAGTTCTCCGTCCAGGACAGGTATTACCTCTGTGTGTCAG TGaccaaaaaggaagaagtaaaaataatcatGGTGAAACACTACAGGATAGGTTTAGATGAAAAATATGAAGTAACAAAAAAGTGGTCTTTAAATGATCTGAAGATGATTGATGGAAAAGAAGCAGATACT GACAATCCATTTTTTGATCTGCACTTCAAGAAAGTGTACAGTTTGGAAGCATATAGCTGTGCTTCTAAATATGCCTTTGCTCGAACGGTAAATAAGCTGAATCATGCATATCTTAAGAAGGACTTACAGATTGTGAACTTTGATTCTACATACATTAACGATGATTCCATTTGGTCTTCCAACAATAAGGATTGTTTGGTCCTTATGAGAATATGCTTTTATGCTTTCAATCTTGTGTGCTTGTCCCTATGTCCCTTGCCACTCTGA
- the EXOC1L gene encoding exocyst complex component 1-like isoform X2, which yields MVKHYRIGLDEKYEVTKKWSLNDLKMIDGKEADTDNPFFDLHFKKVYSLEAYSCASKYAFARTVNKLNHAYLKKDLQIVNFDSTYINDDSIWSSNNKDCLVLMRICFYAFNLVCLSLCPLPL from the exons atGGTGAAACACTACAGGATAGGTTTAGATGAAAAATATGAAGTAACAAAAAAGTGGTCTTTAAATGATCTGAAGATGATTGATGGAAAAGAAGCAGATACT GACAATCCATTTTTTGATCTGCACTTCAAGAAAGTGTACAGTTTGGAAGCATATAGCTGTGCTTCTAAATATGCCTTTGCTCGAACGGTAAATAAGCTGAATCATGCATATCTTAAGAAGGACTTACAGATTGTGAACTTTGATTCTACATACATTAACGATGATTCCATTTGGTCTTCCAACAATAAGGATTGTTTGGTCCTTATGAGAATATGCTTTTATGCTTTCAATCTTGTGTGCTTGTCCCTATGTCCCTTGCCACTCTGA